The sequence ATGATAGACCAGAAGTATACCTAACAATTTATATTTTCAATAGTGACACCTATATGTATAAGCATGAAAGATATAATAATTAGAAACCATATAAATAATATAACAACTAATACAAAAAGTAATATAAAAGCTACTATGACAATTAATCTAGatgttttcattaaaaatattaatgCTAATAATCAACATTTTCAAAGTTGAGAcacttaattttttaaatataaatattaatttaatattaggtAAACTCTAAAACTTATACTTTACAATCAATTAATAATTGTGACACCTATGATAGACCAGAAGTATACCTAACAATTTATATTTTCAATAGTAAATATCTTAAGCATAATGCCACTCATGTCTCTTTTTTAAATAGTAATATATGAATATATCTTTTTATATTGACATCTTAAATGActttttccaaaaatataaaaattgtgAATATATttaattcaaagaaaaattatTAAATCATTATATGATTGACTAATTAAAGAATTATACCCAAAAGATACCGAAATCTTCTacaataaatcattaaattataaaaaaaaaaaaattgtttatttgtAAAAGTCTCTTTAAAAATCATACAAAATGTCAAATCCTATTTGCTGAAATGCAAGCTTAAGGGAACTTTACTAAATTCAAAACATTTCTCCATTTAGTAAGAGAACCTTTATTAGGGATACCTAGAATATACTGATTTACTTTGATAGCAAaaacagagaaaaataaataaataaatgtgaaaCTATGACTTTAAATTATCCATTCAAAGCTTCACAGTCCCTTAGTTTGTTTAAGCTACAACATGAAAGATAACCCCAAaaaatctgatcctttcaaatTCTCAGATCTGTTTCTGATCAACAGAGTGCTCTTGGTGGTGATTCTAACATGAATTGGCATTGAACAATTAAAGAGAGAGACACACACATATTACCCAAACAAATATATCATATTAACTGTTTCCAAACAGCATGACACTCATATACAAAACACATAACCATAGTCTTAACACATCTCCATCTTGCACCCCTTATTTAACAAAGAAGAACAAACCCTATGGGTCAGATCACACACCAGCAATACTCACAACAAACACCCCCATACATTTTACAGATCTGATAAACTAAAAACATAGCATATAATCTAGAGACCCAACTCAAAAGAGATGGTGATGCTTCTTGCCATgggcttcctcttcttcctccttgtCTTCCTTCCTCTCATGGCGTTCATGGAATGCAAAACCACCACTGCCCACCGCAGCAGCTGCAGCAATCTCCTCCTCTATCTTGTGCCTGTGGGCATGCTCTGGATCTTTCTTTGATTCATGCTTCTCATACTATCACATCACAGAAATCAGATTGTTAGATACATAACACACAAATTCAGGCCTACAAATGCTAATTTGCATATACTCATTGAATATATATCAACATTGCTGTTTAGTTTTTGAATTTTAGTGTGCAGGTTtttgtttgcatcaatgttttaTATCATGTTATGATCCTACAGCAATGAGACAGCTGTAGAATGAAAGTGATGAGCTCCTACAGATCTCTCATTGCAACAACAGATCATTGAGTATGATCCAAAATGTTGGTAGAAACAATATTCAACCCATAGAATTGAGAAACTAAACAACAATCTTAACTGTAGAAACCTAATCTCTCTTATATAGAGAGACATCATAAAACCAGGATGTTAGCTATAGAGCACACAAATTCAGACATAAAAATGCAAATTTGCATATACCCATTGAATATAtatcaaaacataccagagcaaaTGCTCCAGCAGCAGCAGTACCCATTTCACCAACATGCTCCAAATGTTTGTGGTGTTTTTCCTCCTTTTTCGCCTTCTCATACGCGTCTTCTTGACTATAATCAACTGTGGTTTGCTTTACATATGTAGAGTCAGCGGTATAGCCCGGTCCAGTCTGATAATCGGACGATCCATATGCAGTCTCAGTTTGTCCATACCCACCTTGAGTGGCATTATAGCCGTCCGATCCATATGTAGTCTCAGATTGTCCATACCCACCTTGAGTGGCATTATAGCCGTCCGAGCCATAGGTAGTCTCAGATTGTCCATACCCACCCTGAGTGGCATTATAGCCGTCCGATCCATATGTAGTCTCAGATTGTCCATACCCACCTTGAGTGGTATTATAGCCGCCTGATCCATAAGAACCGCTGTCTGGagcattttcttcctcttccttcttgtgGTGGAAGAGATGGTGATGGTGGCGCTCTTCAGACATGTTTCAACACtaaaaaaaatccacaaaatgcGAAAAAAAGGCAGAGACTGCAGAGAGAGTATATTGAAAAGTAATACTCAACGATGGATAGGGTTTGATATACACATTGTATATATAGCAACAAGGTGGGGGAGTGCGTGGCAGCAGTTAATTGATGAACATAGACAAAACTTTAGGGAAAGGAAGGCCCAACCATCCAATAATGGCGTTCATTCATTATGTCTTTTTATCTTTGGGGATGAGATAAGATCTCAATGCCTGAGAATGGCTGGTTAGAACATAGACAAAACTTTAGGGAAAGGAAGGCCCAACCATACCAATAATGGCGTTCATTCATTATGTCTTTTTCTCTTTGGGGATGAGATAAGATCTCAATGCCTGAGAATTGCTGGTTAGAACAGTAGATGGAAGGACGCGTACAGTTTCAAAAAGAAAAAGTTGGATGCAAATGTCGGCAGATTATTTGTAATTGCTGCATTTAATAATATAGATAAGGTTGGGCCCTTGTTATTGGAAGACTGTCACATGAGGAAATTGAACAGTGTTTTCTGTGTTGAAATTTCCACATCATCACACTGTTCTCTGGGCCCAAATTCACTTGGTCTTTTATTAAGCCACGTCTCCCACATCTAACTTGAATAGTAGTCTTAATTGATGAGATATCTGTGTAACAATTTTAGTCTCATTGAAGCCTCTGTATTTAATCAATGCTgaatttttggattagattgtctTTTtaatttttgcatcaatatttcggATCACACTTCGTGATCCATCATCTAGATGGTAGAGAGAGTTAGGAGGCATAAAATAAAAAACACATTCTGATCCAGAAATTCAGCATTGATTGATgttatggattgtgaaaatctgatatcatTAATTGATTTTGTATTTACCAAGTCTTGAGTCTTGGTGGACTCATTCAAAACCATTCAACTTTATCAATGAAAAAAAGACACTTTGGTAATATCATTGGTGGATTCATTCAAAACCATTCAGCGTTATCAATGAATAAAGAACACTTTGATAATGGCATTGGTGGATTTATTCAAAACCATTCAATTTCACCAACAAACAAAGAAcattttgataaatttcttttgtttttttatttgCTACCATTTGAATAGTAATAATCAATGTTATCTTAACTTTTGTTGGATGGTCTATAATTGTCCATGCCccatgtttggccaaattacctcATGCACCGGGTCCCCCTCATTGCTTTGACATTTACAATGCCTTGTGCACTTGGTCCCCTTCACTGCATTGACATTTAATGTATTGTAAAATGTACAAAGTCATTTTGATGGAAACTAAACTTGTAGTACACAAACCCATAGCTGCTAGGACTAAAGACCTAAGTTTATTCTATTTGTTTTTTCATATACACAATCACTTATAGAGGAAGCATACTAGTAGTgattatagctaactttgtgcacccacaAATTCTAAACGGTACATCGatctttgatgatatttttgttgttgtctcCACATGCAACTTagctgcttatagctattgatttggcttctgggtagtCACGATGCATGTTGTGGGATCCTTTATGCAcgtaagggtcaaaaagtacacatttcaaagtgttgcgcgatacctgcttaaagatgccccaataactatGCACTTAAAATTgctaatacttatgcacaaatgctccaATAGTCATGCACTATTGGTAcaaataaaggtgcacaaatgggccaattatggtccaaaaatgctaaaaaatgagtggctattggtacatgtgaaatttattaatgggcatttagttatttattttttgatatttttaaggTTAGTAATTGGGGGTTTGGGTGTTGAAGGAGTGAATGGTTATTGGAACATGAATGGTAACTGGTACTCTTCCCCTACAAATGCATGTAATCTTGTCATGTATGGATGGCATCAAAGTGGGTGATTTTCAATAGAGTTGTGAGAGAAAAAAGTGGGAATGAGTTAATTCatttcaatatttttcttctcaatttggcCATGGGCAACAAAAATACTGCATCGTCAAATCCAAAAGAAAATTATTGAAATAATTATGTACCAtggaaatttcatgaatttgaTAAATAATTCACGTTGAAAATTGTAGtatgtttattaattttttatgcTTCTAGATTTAGTTGTGTAATAGTTTTTAGATCGATGTTTcatatcacactctatgatccaattgaatatttttgcacTATAGAATGTTATTTCAAATATTGATCTAAAAAGCATTAAACACAACTAAACCCAAAAGAATTACTATTATAGATTGTGTAAATTTGTCTCTTAGTTGTTTATTGTAGGAGTAGATCGGTGACTCCTCAACAATCCCAAAATCCCTGCAACACTAAAATAGCTTATGACAAGATAACTTGCATAATAAGGATGCATTGATTGAATGTGGCTAATATACAAGAGACCTTAATTATATAGGCAAGGTGTGATGAGGTATGGACAACTACCCTTTATGCAAACATTAAATGCATGATGCAAATATTAATTGTCTAGATAACTAAATGTTAATGTTGTGAACATGGCCCCATTATAACTAACTTCTAGAAATgacacctaggacctaagtaaacttaacatgtgaataggttcccACTAATGACTAGTTAGGAAATATCCTCATTCACACTAACGCCCCTCTTAAGTGCAACCTAGGGAGAtgaaattattatgcaaatgatgcaaGATGATGATGATGGGTCCTAACAACTAGGCCAAATTTAGTACCCATGTACAAAGTAAatacaatgcaatctctcacaaactagaaaaggagaaaacccattgGGACAAAAGtcatctccaaaagagagaaaacatACAATCAAGGATCGCATGGAGGAGTTAATGATACCCCCAAGAACTACATCTGTGTCATAAAAATAGATTCATATCCCCCcataagagggaaagagagagactaaGAATCCCCTTCATAATGAATAATCTCCTACAAAAATTGTAAGTGTTTGAAGGAAAAACATGATCCAATGCTCACAAAAAACTTGTttctccttaggaagaaacaaagccAAGTACAAATGTAGGAATGCTTCCCATCTAGGACATGATTTAAAAAATGAAATCATGAAGAAGGATGATTGTCTCTCTGAAAAACTACTCATGTATCTCCTTTTCCATGAAATATGAAGATGTCACACTCCAATCAGAAACACAACCAATCAAAGAAGAAAGTGGCAAAAAGGAACTACACAAAATTTGATGTTCTACAAGCTCCAAAGATGAATGTGGTTTGACAACAAGAGTGAAATGGTTGTCATAAAAGAGGATTTAACTTCTCAAATGTGTCCTCCAAATCTAAAAGACTATGAAATAGATCCACTACAAATCCAATCAACCTCCCTCTATATGAAAGATAGACAAGAGAGACATACGCCCCCTTATAATGAGATGACTTGCTGCATAGAAGCATTGGAAGCACTCTATTTAGTAAACTCAAAAACCCTTAATATAAGAAATCAAAGGAGTGGATAAATCTATGCAGAAATACTAGAAAGCTCTTGATCGAGGATTTTCATAGGAATTATAATAAGCTACCAGAATAAGTATGTTACAAAGGAACAACTAGAAAACTCTCAAAATGGCACAACCTTAAAATCTCATGAAGTGAcaactaattaaaaaataatttagaacTGAAATTAAGTAAAAAGATCAATACAACACCTTCCCAACTTACAAGATGTCCAAGTAACACTTTAGGatagtgtagcgtcataaattgtacacctttattagtgtgtccattttcacactctcctagcacctgttttagtatttccctttccgtTATGCTTTATAGGacctttattaatttaaattaatattatgtcatattccactttattacatcatcacactcttgtTTGGGCCCTCAACTATAGGTGTTCCATTTATTATTTTATCACGATTCATCCTTAATCTTATcccaatttcaactctcaaagaatATTTTGCATACCTATGCATTATGGTTTAAGCCACCAAGATGGATTCAACATTAGATCCTCATTATctcgcatccctagaaatttgaaaaaaaagttgGTAGGACCAAGGCTAatgtgggtatgtgcaccaagttgtggtaccaaaagggggtcttaagatgccactttttttctgaatTCAGCAAAGTATGAACTTCAACaataaattgaagatagttacactccaaatttgaagatgcaacaagaacaagagccAAAGTGCtgcgagtctactttctaaactactaattttttttttaaatggtggggattaagggcttcaaaaaggggggccacaaaaagtggtcatgtttttatgcaaaaaacataacatagcgtctgttgtggcccccctaaaatgttaacttttttttttaatttttaaaatcgcttcaatgagaaattagctaacaccttgaagtttatgccagaattttcagctaattttttaatgagtatatgattttttattaatttttgaagtggacacatcctgaaaaacagaaatttgagcatgctccccctaaaatcattgaaaacaaataaaaaattaaaactttttttttaaaattgtgtaggATGGAGTCTAGTTtcgaaaaatataatttttttcaaaatctgatgaacgtgtaaaaatctaaaCCGAAAATaatgcatgttggtttttgacaaaaaacagacacactaataaaagaaattatagatgaaagacttaacaaaatcaaaatttgaaataaattacatttttggatagctaagaggaagctcaagtttaccacagtatttttttttaacttcattgaaacacgtgcaaacctgacagAGAGCATgacaaaaaatatgtcaaaattttcaatgttttgacaaaaacacatctctagcctgaaatggtcatccaaacctttgggttggatgccaaaGGCAAATctaaaccataggtttggtgtttcccaaagtgggacatttggcgctcgccaaatatgGTGAGCgccctatttggcatgcgccaaatgtgatgaatggatattccatttggtgcatgcaaaatgtggtccatattccacatttggcaccctatttggcatgcgccaaatgtgatgaatggatattccattttgcgcacgccaaatgtggtccatattccacatttggctcatgccaaatgtggatgaagagggagatagctcgagggatagcaaaataagggaattgtgagagctagaaaggggagggacaaagaagagtatgtatctataagaatgaagagcccgagaagaggtaaggggagagagagaatatgagatctagttcatagagagagatgaaactacgagggaagggagataaagaagggagaggtgagatgggggtttctatgtacacatttggcactctccctatttggtgcatgccaaatgtggaatagatacaaactcttctttgtcccacccctctctagctctcacgattcccttattctcctatccctcaagctatccccctcttcatccttacaccaatctaattccctctctcacctctttccctcatttTTTTCCTcattccctcctctctctaggtcctaaggggtcataggacaccacatgaccccttaggacacaaaatgacccctaacaacacctaaggggtcatatggtgtcctaagggatcataggacaccatatgaccttttaggttactataggacccataacgacaccgtattttgtcctaagtggtcataggacaccatatgaccccttaggacaccataggacacataatgacaccatatggtgtctcaatggttcataggacaccatatgaccccttaggtgtcgttaggggtcatattgtatcctaaggggttatatagtgtcctataaccccttaggacaccatatgatccataacgacaccatattgtgtcctaaagggtcatatggtgtcctaaagggtcataggataccatatgaccccttacgacaccatacgacccataacgacaccctattgtgtcctaaagggtcatatggtgtcctaaggggtcataggacaccatatgaccccttacgacaccatatgacccataacgacaccctattgtgtcctagggcatcatatagtgtcctaaggggtcataagacaccacatgatcccttaggacaccatacgacccataacgacaccctattgtgtcctagggggtcatatggtgtcctaaggggtcataggccaccatatgaccccttacgacaccatacaacccataacaacacctaaggggccatatgatgtcctatggccccataggacaccatatgaccccttaggtgtccatatgacccataacgacaccatattgtgtcctaaggggtcataagacaccatatgatcccttaggataccatacgacccataacgacatcatattgtgtcctaacaggtcatatggtgtcctaaggggtcataggacaccatatgaccccttaggacaccatacgacccataacgacatggtattgtgtcctaaggggtcatatggtgtcgtaaggggtcataagacaccacatgaccccttaggacaccatacgacccataacgacaccctattatgttctatggggtcatatggtgtcctaagttgtcataggacaccatatgaccccttacaacaccatatgacccataacgacacctaaggggtcatatggtgtcctatggccccataggaaatcatatgaccccttaggtgtccatacgacccataacaacaccatattatgtcctaaggagtcatatggtgtcctaagcagtcataggacaccatatgaccccttaggacaccatacgacccataacgacaccgtattgtatcctaaggggtcatatggtgtcataaggggtcataagacaccatatgaccccttaggacaccatacaacccataacaacaccctattgcgtcctagggggtcatatggtgtcctaaggggtcataagacaccatgtgaccccttaggacaccatacgacaccctattgtgtcctagggggtcatatggtgtcctaaggggtcataggacaccatatgaccccttacgacaccatacgacccataacgacacctaaggggtcatatggtatcctatggccccatacgacaccacatgaccccttaggtgtccatacaacccataacgacaccatattgtgtcctaatgggtcatatggtgtcctaaggggtcataggacaccatatgaccccttaggacaccatacgacccataacgacaccatattgtgtcctaaggggtcatatggtgttctaaggggtcataagacaccatatgaccccttacgacaccatacgacccataacgacactctattgtgtcctagggggtcatatggtgtcctaaggggtcataggacaccatatgaccccttacgacaccatacgacccataacgacacctaaggggtcatatggtgtcctatggccccataggacactatatgaccccttaggtgtccatatgacccataacaacaccatattgtgtcctaatgggtc is a genomic window of Cryptomeria japonica chromosome 7, Sugi_1.0, whole genome shotgun sequence containing:
- the LOC131074853 gene encoding abscisic stress-ripening protein 5; translation: MSEERHHHHLFHHKKEEEENAPDSGSYGSGGYNTTQGGYGQSETTYGSDGYNATQGGYGQSETTYGSDGYNATQGGYGQSETTYGSDGYNATQGGYGQTETAYGSSDYQTGPGYTADSTYVKQTTVDYSQEDAYEKAKKEEKHHKHLEHVGEMGTAAAGAFALYEKHESKKDPEHAHRHKIEEEIAAAAAVGSGGFAFHERHERKEDKEEEEEAHGKKHHHLF